From the genome of Saccharomyces paradoxus strain CBS432 chromosome XII sequence:
GAGATTTAACCAAAACGCTATCAGTCATCCGACTTTCTCCCTGCTTCCAGCTGTCAAAATCAATCAGGGCCTGCATACAACCCCACTCTGTAATTTTCTTGCTAAGCCAGTGTAAGTTCACTGGTTTAGTCAAGTAGTCGTTACAACCAGAAAGAAgtgcttttcttttatccATTTGAGAGTTGGATGCTGTTAATGCCACAATGATCACAGGCGCCTGAGAAAACCTCTTCGAAGctcctttttcaatattggAATGTGAGTTATTGGGACTTTTTTGAATGCCAATGccattttgtttttcagaATCTCGTATCTGCTTGGCAGCTTCTATACCAGACAAGACAGGTAACTGTAAGTCCATGAAAATTAAATGCAATCCACCTTCCTTCCAAATATTAACAGCTTCTTGACCATTTTTAGCCAATTTATACGAGATTTTGTGTTTTCTCAGAAAGGAACCTAATATAGCTTGGTTGATAACGTTATCTTCAACTATTAAAACATTGATTTTGggaaaaactttttcacttgTAGTGGTAAAAAGATTTGGTAAGGGATCGGGTGGAGAAGAAACGGCAAAAGGTGCGTTATAGAGCGAGTTTGAACAATGCGGTGTTTGACTATTTGTTAATATTGGTGATGAAGGCGTAACAttgtcttttcttctttgtccTTCTGGTATGGGTTGCATTATACCTATACCGGATTCATTAAGTGGCCCGCTTTCTTGTAAAGGAGACCCGGTATTCGCTTCTAACTCTGAATGAGTAACCGTGTCTTCATTGTTGAAAGACGAATCCGTGTTAGCCACTGGTTTATTTCTAAAATCCACCCCTCCTTTATAGCCTTTTGGCAACAGCAAGATTGCTTGCCAGGGCGAATCAGCATCTTTTTCCTCATCCCTCAGTTCTTGTGACGCTCTTCTCAATTGTTCTTCATCAGTTATTAATTTAAATTTCTGGAGGTTgctattatcatttttatctaAAAGATTTGCTTTATCATTAACCCTTAACTTAGGACTTCGTTCGCctaaagaaatttgatcGTCTAGGTCAAAAACACCAACGACTCCTCGGTCTGTTGATTGAATTGCCTGCTGcgaaatttcttcattcgTAGGAACATAGTCTTCAACGTTTAAGATGTCTAAAGGCGGTACATCCTGACGTAAGTTAACATTCGAAAATATCAGCAAAGGCTGAGATGCAGATTGGGAGCCCATGGTTCCGAATAGTTCCTTATATATGTTAATAGCCAATTCATCCGGTTCAAAGATAATTTTATAAGTGCAATCATCCACAGATTCCGTGGTACAATTTAAACCTTTTCTAATCAACGGCCTTGtgtatttgtttttattatgCGGTGAGACGTATGCGAGACCAGTTGATGTCATGATTTGATTATCTGAATGAAAGTTAGGGTAAGGTGAGACGGACGCAAATCGCAGTAACGGACTTTTAGCTGTCGCTGAAAACTGTTTAGGACTAGTGGAGTATGGTCTTTGCGGGCTTAACATTGGCGCCTCATTGGGAGGAAAATCCGCATTACTAGTCGCGGCCACTGTCGGCGTGGCGGCAAAGGCGTCGTATAATGCTCCTCTTTTCTGGGTAGGCTTAGGATGCTGGAGAACATTCCTGTCCTTTGCCAAGTCTTTTGGAAGACCAAATGTTCCAGTTGTAGGGCTCACAGAACTCTTTGTATTACTATTAACAGAAAGATTGACGCAACTGCCAGCGCCATTACTCTTCTTTCGACAACTAGTAtcgttattgttgttactACTAGTATTATCAGCTTGATTTTCCAACTTGGGTGCGTACAGGCCTATAGCAATGGAGGCATTATCATTAATTTCTCGCCATCGGGTCGAACTCAGTTTCTGAAAAAACCTgcttttcaaatcatcaaCAGTGTCTATTTCATCGAACTGTACGGAAATTGGCTGGTTAACTTCATCCGTTGAGTTGTCTATTCGTAGCCAAACCTTCCACAGTAACGCAGAATTAAGCATTTTTTGCTGTTTCTCCCAAATCggtttatttttgatttagAGCAGACTTCCCAATATTCTTTGTACAAAACGGCTGAAATTGTACTCAAAACAAACGCTATTCTGAGGTCTAAAACTAACCAAACACgttatttttctaaataAAACAATGTCACTGGCCAGTTAACCACAGCTCAGCTGGTTTCAACGTAGTCATTGCCAGCAAAAAGGCAACCAGGCCTATTTATAACTATATAGCCACTGTTAA
Proteins encoded in this window:
- the SSK1 gene encoding mitogen-activated protein kinase kinase kinase SSK1 (Cytoplasmic phosphorelay intermediate osmosensor and regulator~similar to YLR006C), translated to MLNSALLWKVWLRIDNSTDEVNQPISVQFDEIDTVDDLKSRFFQKLSSTRWREINDNASIAIGLYAPKLENQADNTSSNNNNDTSCRKKSNGAGSCVNLSVNSNTKSSVSPTTGTFGLPKDLAKDRNVLQHPKPTQKRGALYDAFAATPTVAATSNADFPPNEAPMLSPQRPYSTSPKQFSATAKSPLLRFASVSPYPNFHSDNQIMTSTGLAYVSPHNKNKYTRPLIRKGLNCTTESVDDCTYKIIFEPDELAINIYKELFGTMGSQSASQPLLIFSNVNLRQDVPPLDILNVEDYVPTNEEISQQAIQSTDRGVVGVFDLDDQISLGERSPKLRVNDKANLLDKNDNSNLQKFKLITDEEQLRRASQELRDEEKDADSPWQAILLLPKGYKGGVDFRNKPVANTDSSFNNEDTVTHSELEANTGSPLQESGPLNESGIGIMQPIPEGQRRKDNVTPSSPILTNSQTPHCSNSLYNAPFAVSSPPDPLPNLFTTTSEKVFPKINVLIVEDNVINQAILGSFLRKHKISYKLAKNGQEAVNIWKEGGLHLIFMDLQLPVLSGIEAAKQIRDSEKQNGIGIQKSPNNSHSNIEKGASKRFSQAPVIIVALTASNSQMDKRKALLSGCNDYLTKPVNLHWLSKKITEWGCMQALIDFDSWKQGESRMTDSVLVKSPQKPIAPSNPNSFKQATSMTPKHSPVRNNSNLSPTQIEF